The Takifugu rubripes chromosome 3, fTakRub1.2, whole genome shotgun sequence genome contains a region encoding:
- the tmem9 gene encoding proton-transporting V-type ATPase complex assembly regulator TMEM9, producing MPSDREGLWMLAAFALMTLFLLDNVGVTQAKSFDDVRCKCICPPYRNISGHIYNRNFTQKDCNCLHVVDPMPVPGNDVEAYCLLCECKYEERSTNTIRVTIIIFLSVVGALLLYMLFLLLVDPLIRKPDPLAQTLHNEEDSEDIQPQMSGDPARGNTVLERVEGAQQRWKKQVQEQRKTVFDRHKMLS from the exons ATGCCGTCCGACAGGGAGGGACTGTGGATGTTGGCCGCATTCGCTTTAATGACCCTGTTTCTGCTGGATAATGTTGGTGTGACACAGGCAAAG AGCTTCGATGATGTTCGCTGCAAATGCATCTGCCCACCCTACAGAAACATCAGCGGCCACATTTATAACAGAAATTTCACACAGAAGGACTG TAACTGCCTCCATGTTGTGGACCCCATGCCAGTCCCAGGAAATGACGTGGAGGCTTACTGCCTGTTGTGCGAGTGCAAGTACGAGGAAAGAAGCACCAACACTATCAGG GTGACCATCATCATTTTCCTGTCTGTTGTTGGTGCGCTGCTGCTCTACATGCTCTTCCTGCTTCTGGTGGACCCTCTGATTCGCAAGCCTGACCCACTCGCCCAAACGCTGCACAATGAGGAGGACTCTGAA GACATACAACCACAAATGAGCGGCGACCCGGCGAGAGGAAACACGGTCCTGGAGCGGGTCGAAGGCGCTCAGCAGCGCTGGAAGAAGCAGGTCCAGGAGCAACGCAAGACTGTCTTTGACCGCCACAAAATGCTGAGTTAA